A region of Salmo salar chromosome ssa17, Ssal_v3.1, whole genome shotgun sequence DNA encodes the following proteins:
- the LOC123728085 gene encoding zinc finger protein OZF-like has translation MGSDDDECTERGVEEENENISAVGRVITEPKDQRRCEGAVGDLCAAGAPDLTANSPMVTSSVAQNPQYFPPELHSKETTGAEESRPFSLDHNDTEEENNEPASGESSRLSSCAQPPPSDVSPSSETLSKALSTARRIAHKCSQCGRCFIYPSQLAQHQRIRTGDRPYKCTQCGKTFSNSTGLSKHHQQHCLDVTFDCPKCGESFRSIRERFKHPSTHKSLICLLCGKSCQTTYDLRKHQQTHSVTPSFNCSLCEKHFKILSSLTRHNRTHSVEGGYACSKCGKTFGSLSERLQHERTHRAQLNCTECGRSCSSRSELKSHQQTQSHEPLFNYRHCVDKFFGSVELKIHQRTHAVDKPHQCDACGKCFGALATLVLHQRTHTGERSYSCPYCGKCFSQLANLTVHTRIHTGERPHICFQCK, from the exons ATGGGTAGCGATGATGATGAATGCACAGAGAGAGGTGTGGAAGAGGAGAATGAAAACATAAGTGCTGTGGGAAGGGTTATTACCGAACCAAAGGACCAGAGGAGatgtgaaggggctgttgggGACCTGTGTGCTGCTGGAGCACCAGACCTCACAGCCAACTCTCCAATGGTCACCTCCAGTGTGGCTCAAAATCCTCAATATTTCCCCCCTGAATTACACTCAAAA GAAAC GACTGGTGCTGAAGAATCAAGACCATTTTCTCTAGACCATAACGACACAGAAGAGGAAAACAATG AACCTGCTTCAGGGGAGTCTTCTCGGCTGTCTAGCTGTGCTCAACCACCACCTAGTGACGTATCACCATCCTCTGAGACTCTTTCAAAAGCATTGTCCACTGCACGGCGTATTGCCCACaagtgctcccagtgtggaaggTGTTTTATCTATCCATCTCAACTGGCTCAGCATCAGCGAATTCGCACTGGAGATCGACCCTATAAATGCACCCAGTGCGGAAAGACTTTCAGTAATTCAACTGGGCTTTCaaaacaccaccaacaacactgTCTAGACGTGACCTTCGATTGCCCCAAGTGTGGAGAGAGTTTCAGATCTATCCGCGAGCGGTTCAAACACCCATCTACTCACAAGTCCCTCATATGTCTGTTGTGTGGAAAGAGTTGCCAGACGACTTATGATTTGCGAAAGCACCAGCAAACACATAGTGTGACGCCTTCGTTCAACTGCTCTCTCTGTGAAAAACATTTCAAGATCCTGTCGAGCCTAACCAGGCACAACAGGACCCATTCAGTGGAGGGGGGGTATGCTTGTTCCAAGTGTGGGAAAACATTTGGATCTTTAAGTGAACGGCTCcaacatgagaggacacacagggCACAGCTCAACTGTACGGAGTGCGGACGGAGTTGCAGTTCCCGCTCCGAACTAAAGAGTCACCAGCAAACTCAATCTCATGAACCGCTCTTCAACTATCGACACTGTGTAGACAAATTCTTTGGGTCAGTTGAGCTGAAGATCCACCAAAGAACTCATGCAGTGGACAAACCCCATCAGTGTGACGCGTGTGGAAAGTGCTTTGGCGCCTTAGCCACCCTTGTACTCCACCAACGGACACACACGGGCGAGCGTTCATACAGCTGCCCTTACTGTGGGAAGTGTTTCTCTCAGTTGGCTAATCTTACTGTGCACACAAGGATTCACACAGGGGAGAGACCTCACATCTGCTTTCAGTGCAAGTAA
- the LOC106576390 gene encoding oocyte zinc finger protein XlCOF22: protein MRRSLAKVAKILIGTWAIMDSPIPLSSLRLLVPPLRLMSAFMWQVSQQRAIKHYGKLEEFVTVVTQTVPELMTDRQRTLLILGLRARVTLGRFSAEHPVSLQTLLYSIKSSQLAQVQSYDAGMESPEANFAKLTQSLITDPVEREHFVQVVFLEEFRPDFDKALQELVCDFLTRLEELLTLPDFKQTALLLSAGSSGLDECLQSFSHSEDLQFLLQNYKQCRTLYTNISSSDIPQESDIESDAFPDQLNRTNLDTGVGMRTAHLVAMGSTRDIIGCDETCDEANEDDIDVEDESAQKRVGSGLSPTSVMQGGDTDPVAGVSFQVLTPLSSASNECAPSTSSSSHMNIFHQCPQCGKCFNYQSQLVQHQQIHCGDNPYKCSNCGNRFKFFTSLSNHKRMQCVGTAFSCLKCWREFGSLREKLRHQCPHNEAMYICPQSGKSFKTSPQYPFQCRHCARSFPESNQLEAHEKSHSVVQTLDCHKCGMTFSNLPSLVHHVEAHKRSDLRPSSHLPKKKGLQLPRTHHCHQCGKSFVTNRRLKDHMRTHMNYRPFSCSYCGKCFTQKGNLTVHIRLHTGERPYMCSVCGKAFPSGGDLQVHQRFHTGERPYQCKECDKRFFKSSHLVVHMRGHRGERPYTCNECGRGFIRRTCLKKHLLVHSGERPYSCLRCPNTYKRSSHLNYHMKKNH, encoded by the exons ATGCGGCGCTCACTAGCTAAGGTAGCTAAGATATTGATTGGCACATGGGCCATAATGG attcccccatccctctctcctctctgcgccTTTTGGTTCCACCTCTACGGCTGATGTCTGCATTTATGTGGCAGGTATCACAACAGAGGGCCATCAAGCACTATGGAAAATTAGAGGAGTTTGTGACCGTGGTAACACAAACTGTCCCAGAACttatgactgacagacagagaaccCTCCTTATTTTGGGGCTGAGAGCAAGG GTAACTTTGGGGCGATTTTCTGCTGAACACCCTGTCAGCCTCCAAACCCTCCTTTATTCTATAAAGTCTTCTCAACTTGCACAGGTTCAG TCCTATGATGCAGGCATGGAATCACCTGAAGCTAACTTCGCCAAGCTCACCCAAAGCTTGATTACAGACCCAGTTGAGCGTGAACACTTCGTTCAA GTGGTGTTCCTTGAGGAATTCAGACCTGATTTTGACAAAGCGCTTCAGGAACTGGTCTGTGACTTCCTCACTAGGTTGGAGGAGCTGCTTACACTACCAGACTTTAAGCAG ACTGCATTGTTGCTGAGTGCTGGCTCCTCTGGCCTAGATGAATGCCTGCAGTCTTTCTCTCACTCAGAAGATCTCCAGTTTCTGCTCCAGAATTACAAACAATGCAGAACATTGTACACAAACA TTTCCTCCTCTGACATTCCTCAGGAATCAGATATTGAATCTGATGCCTTCCCTGACCAGTTAAACCGTACCAATCTGGACACTGGTGTGGGGATGAGGACAGCACATTTAGTGGCAATGGGGAGCACAAGAGATATTATAGGCTGCGATGAAACCTGTGATGAAGCGAATGAAGATGACATTGATGTAGAGGACGAGTCAGCACAGaaaag GGTTGGTTCTGGTCTTTCTCCTACCAGTGTCATGCAAGGTGGTGATACAG ACCCAGTTGCAGGGGTATCGTTTCAGGTGTTGACTCCCCTTTCTTCAGCTTCAAATGAGTGTGCCCCATCTACTTCCAGTTCATCACACATGAACATTTTCCACCAGTGTCCTCAGTGTGGGAAGTGCTTTAATTATCAGTCTCAACTTGTCCAACACCAGCAAATTCACTGTGGGGATAATCCATACAAGTGCTCCAACTGCGGGAATAGATTCAAATTCTTTACAAGTCTGTCAAACCATAAGAGGATGCAATGTGTGGGCACTGCCTTTAGCTGCCTGAAGTGCTGGAGAGAGTTTGGTTCTCTACGTGAGAAATTGAGACACCAGTGTCCACACAACGAAGCCATGTACATCTGTCCACAGAGCGGGAAGAGTTTTAAGACATCACCACAATATCCATTCCAGTGTCGTCACTGTGCAAGGAGCTTTCCCGAATCGAATCAACTGGAAGCCCACGAAAAAAGTCACAGCGTCGTCCAAACGCTCGACTGTCACAAATGTGGAATGACCTTCAGCAACTTGCCCAGCCTAGTGCACCATGTGGAAGCCCACAAGAGGTCGGATCTGAGGCCATCGTCGCACCTTCCAAAGAAGAAAGGTTTGCAACTTCCGAGAACACACCATTGCCACCAATGTGGAAAGTCCTTCGTAACAAACCGTCGCCTCAAGGATCACATGCGCACTCATATGAATTATCGTCCCTTTTCCTGCTCCTACTGTGGTAAATGTTTCACTCAGAAAGGTAATCTCACTGTGCACATAAGGCTCCACACAGGGGAGAGACCGTACATGTGCTCTGTGTGTGGGAAGGCGTTTCCatcaggaggggatctgcaggtACACCAGCGCTTTCACACTGGGGAGAGACCTTACCAATGCAAAGAGTGTGACAAACGTTTTTTTAAGTCAAGCCATTTAGTCGTCCACATGCGTGGGCATAGGGGAGAGCGTCCCTACACTTGTAATGAATGTGGAAGGGGTTTTATCCGGAGAACttgcttaaaaaaacatttgctaGTTCATTCAGGGGAGAGGCCATATTCATGTCTTCGTTGCCCGAATACTTACAAACGCAGTTCACACCTGAACTATCACATGAAGAAAAATCATTGA